The region TCGCGAATGTCATGGCCGTATAGGTCTCGACCGAGCCGATACCGTAGATGCAGGACACGGAGGCGACGATGATGCAGTCGTCGCGCTCCAGCAACGCGCGCGTGGCCGAATGGCGCATCCGGTCGATCTGTTCGTTGATCGAGGATTCCTTTTCGATGTAGGTGTCGGTCCGGGGGACATAGGCCTCGGGCTGATAGTAGTCGTAGTAGGAGACGAAATACTCGACGGCGTTGTCCGGGAAGAACGACTTGAATTCGCCGTAGAGTTGGGCCGCCAGGGTCTTGTTCGGCGCCAGGATCAGGGCCGGGCGCTGTGTGCGCTGGATCACCTGGGCCATGGTGTAGGTCTTGCCCGAGCCGGTGACGCCGAGCAGGACCTGCGTCTGGTCCTCGGTCTCGATACCGCTGACCAGATCGGCGATGGCTGTCGGCTGGTCGCCGGCCGGTTCATAGTCGGACACCAGGGTGATCGGAACGCCGCCTTCGGATTTCGCCGGCCGTTCCGGCCGGTGCGGCACCCATTCCTCGCCATGCTTGATCAGCGGGTCGCCGCTTTCGATCAGGGCCGCCAGCGCCTCGACCGTGGCCGTCGCGCCCTGGTTGCCGCCCAGGTCTCCGTAGCGGCCGTCGGCGGCGGATTTCTTCTTGTTGTCCTTCTTGTGCTGCTTGAGCTTTGCCTCGAGCTGCTCGGCCTCCTCCAGCGACATGTCCAGCCCGGCCACCGGGTTGAGGCCGCCTGCAGCGCGTTCGCGCGCATTGTCGGCCTTGCCCATTGAGGTGCCGCGAGCGGATTTGGCCGGTTTGGGGGAGGGCTTTTGCCCTTGCGGGCCTGTGGCCCGATCAGTTTTACCCTTGCTTGCGCCGGAGCTCTTGGCCGTCGGTACGGGCTTTTCCGCATCCTCGGCAATTTCCTTCGCCCAGTCGGAGATGCCGCCAGACAAGGGCGCGCCCTCGAAGGCGGCTTGCGGCGCTTCACCGAAACCGTCGCTTGCCGGTGTGTCGTCGGATTTATCGCTGGGGGAGGAGGGCTTCTTGCTCATGCCTGCAATATGGGCCGAGTCAGGATCCGTGAAAAGGGGCCCGACCGCATTGGCAACGCAGATATGCACCTTCCTGACAGAAGGGTGTCAGGAAGCTCGCACTACTCGACCAAATCCAGCAGGATACTGCGCAAGGTTTCGAGCTTTTCCTTGCCTAGTTTGATGGCGATTTCCTCTTCGAGTTGATCGACAAGTTTATGCGCTTGTCGGCGCGCGGCTTGCCCCCGTTCGGTCGGAACCGGCATTTTGTCCCGTTTGCTGCCGGGAACCGGTTCAAGCGAAAGCGCGCCAGCTTCCATCAGGCGTTGAACGGCCGCATGGACAGACTGGCGTGTGACGCCGCGATGCCTAGCCAATTCGGAAATGGTCCGGGGGTGGCGGCAAATCATCATGAACAGATTGGCGTCGGACGGGCGCACGACATCAAGGCCTGTTCCCTGACGTAGTTCAATCATTCTCTCATCCAGCTGGCCCCAGACGTCCTGCAACAGGCCGCGAATGGTGGGGCGCCGAACCAATGGGGTAATTTTGTCAGCCAAGGTTGACACAATCTCCGAGTGACTTATCTTTTAATTGTCAACCTAGATTGACAAATTCGACCTATTATTGAGGAAATAGCATGAGTCCGAAAAAATCTTTAGCGGCCTGTCTGTTATTCGGGATCTGTCTGGTCCAGCCCGCATATGCACAGGAAGTTGACGGCACCCGGTTCCGAGCGCCTGAAGAAGGCAGCTGGTATCATGCCATCGAACCGAGAAGCTGGCTCCATGTTGGCGGCGATCTGGCTGAAATCGAGGCAACCCTGTTGACAATCGAGGAGAGTGCCGCACCGGGCGAGGTCCCGGACGATCCGACCCGACGAGGTGCTGGTAGCTGGATCGGAGAATGGCAGGCGGCGGGAGAGAGAGCTTTCGGCGAGGCCGAAGCGATCGCCGAAACTGGCGACGACGATAGGGCTGAAGCCCGCTATATGGCAGCGATGAGTTACTTTCTCAGGGCTTCTTCACCGCACACCAATGATCCGGAACAGCGGGCGGCGCTGGCGCAGGCACAGCTGGCCTATGAAAAAGCGGGACAGTATCTGCCAGTACCACTGCAGAAGTTGGAAATTTCTCAGGATGATGGCGTGTTCACGGGACTGCTTCATTTGCCAGAAGGAGATGGTCCGTTTCCGGTAGTCGTGGTCTCAATGGGGTCCGATGTGACCAAGGAGGAGTTGCTGCCATATTTCACCAAGCAACTGTCGTTACGCGGCATTGCCATGGTCAGTATTGACATGCCTGGAATCGGCAGTTCCGCTTCGTATTCCTTTTCGCCAGATCTGGACAAGCTGCATGCTGCAACTGTGGAGCATCTGAAGGCGCTGCCGCAAATCGACGCGAAGAACATTTTTGTTCAGGGCGCAAGCTTTGGTGGCACTCCTGTCGCGCGGATCTGGGCAGCTCGCCCGGAGCTTGATCTGGCCGGCGTTGTTTACATGTGTGGCCCGTTGCACCGGCCATTTATGGCTCCTCCCGAGGCCTACAGTCACTTCCCGGCGTTCACAATGGACGGTGTTCGCACGCGTTTCGGCCTTGCCCCGCATGCCGGGTTTGACGAAATCGCCGAATTTGCCCGTACGCTGTCGTTCAAGAAACAGGGCCTGTTCGACGGGGGAAAGATCAAAACACCAATCCTCGCCGTGTTGACCAATGATGATCCGGTTGCCCCGATAGAGGACCTAGAAGCACTTTTGGCGCGTGCTGAAGATAGGCTTACCATCGTCTATGATGAGCCCGGACACTGCCCTCAGCGTGACACCCGCGAGGCGACAGCGGCGAGTTGGATCCTCGAAAAGATCCGCTAGTAACAAGCAAGAGGCATTCGAAGTTTTAAGTGAGCAATGCCGTCAACTGGTAGCTTTGGCGGTGCTGAAAAACAACTGATTGGCGTTGCTCGCTGCTGGCAGATGCATTCAGTTGCCTTAGGTCAACTGTGTTTGGTCGAAGCTGCCTGGATAAGTCAGGTTCTCGTAAACTTAGAAAGGGCTCCAACCGGAGCCCTTTTTGATTGTCTTGCGCCTAGCGCAATTATGCAGCTGCGACGTCGTTCAGGAAGGTTTCGATCCTGTTGGTCAGTTCATCGAGCTGCTGGGTTGCGTCCTCGGTGACCTGTTCCACCTGAACGGCTGACTGGTTGGTCTCGCTGGACTGCTGGGAGACCTGCCGCATGTTGGTGGTAACGTTTGAGGTACGCTCGGCCGCTTGTCCGATACTGGTGGAAATTTCGGCGGTGGCCGAGCTCTGCTGCTCCACTGAGCCGGCCATGGCCGAGGCGGTTTCGTTCACCCTGGTCATCATGGACATGATGCCAGTGATCGCGTCTGCGGCGCTTTGTGTCGAGTCCTGGATCTCGGAGATATGCGAGGAGATCTCGTCGGTGGCACTGGCCGTCTGTTCAGCCAGCTGCTTCACTTCCGAGGCAACCACCGCAAAGCCCTTGCCGGCTTCGCCTGCCCGTGCAGCCTCAATGGTCGCATTCAGGGCGAGTAGGTTGGTTTGCTTGGCGATCTCCTGGATCAGCGAGACAACGTCTCCGATGCGCTGGGCGGCTTCAGACAGGCCGAGCACCTGTTCGGTGGAGGTACGCGTTGCTGCCGTGGCTTCCTCAACCTGTTCCAGCGTGTCATTGACCTGACGTCCGACCTCGCCGACAGAAGCGGTCAATTCCTCGGTCGCGGCCGCCACGGTCTGGACGTTGTCGGTGGCTTCGCGGGAGGCCTGGGAGACTTCCTCGCTGCGGGTGCTGGTGTTGCCGGCGATGCTGGTTAGCAGTTCAGCGGTGTCTTCCAGCTGCTTCATGTTGCTGGAGACGCTGGACAGGCCAAGCTCTATGTCCTGGCGGAACGTGCTGACAAGCTCGTCCACGCGCTGTTGACGCTGGCGGGTTGCTTCGGCGTTTGCGTGCTGCTCGGCCTCCAGCCGGTGGCGCTCCTGCTCCCGTTCACAGAACGTGCCGACGGCGCGGGCCATGGCGCCAATCTCGTCCTTGCGGTTTTCAGCCGGGATTGACAGATCGGTGTCGCCCTCGCGCAGGCGGCCCATGGCAACGGTGAGGCCACGCAGCGGCGTGATGATGCTGCGCGACAGCATGTAGGCGAGAAATCCGCTGATCAGGACGGCCGCCACGAGTGCGAGCGTGATTTCAATCTGGGCCGTTTGACCGGACGCCACGGCCAGTTCGCCGGAGCGGGAGCTGATGACACGGGCCGTTTGCGCCAGGTCGGTGACCGCGGCGATGAAGGCTGTGTCGGCGGCCTTCAGTTCGGTTTCGACTTCAGCGACCCTTGCGAAGACATCGGCCAGCTGCTCGGCGACGGCGTCTGCCGTGTTCAGTAGCGGTGTGACAGCGCCCTTGAGCGTGCCTTCAACTTCAGCGTCATGGGTGACTACCAGGGCTTCAGACTTGGTTTTCGCCATTTTTTCGCTGACCGTGAGGATCAGTGACGCTTCTTCGGCCAGAAGTCCGGCTGTGGTCTCGTCCGGTTGCTTCAGATAGTTGGCGTAAAGGCTTTTCATGGCGAAGGCGCTGCGTGCGAGCGTCTGCGTGTTGGTCGAGAGGAAGGCAAGGGCCGTGCTTTCCTCCGTGAAGGCCTTCAGGTCGAGGGTCATTGCCTTCATGGGACGGTCGACTGCCTCGGCCAGTTGATCGATCTGTTTTGAAAGGGCGGAAAGTCGTGGGCCAAAAGGATCGATGCCAAAGGCAGTCGTACCGCCCTTTGCATGATCCTTGACAGCCTTGGTGAGGGCCTTGGTGTTCTTTTGCAGATCCTTGACGAGAGCCTTGGTTTCGTCGGTCTTCACAGCACGGCGGACGGCCTTCGCGTCCTTTTCGAGCTTGCTGATCTGGGCCAACACGGACTTGACGATTTTCGGCTCCGTCACACGAGCGACGGTCGGCAGGTCTTTTT is a window of Labrenzia sp. CE80 DNA encoding:
- a CDS encoding methyl-accepting chemotaxis protein, producing the protein MLLKRASKRPEPVSDPGQEAIEKKSRFSLQVSVKTQFLGGLAVMLVCALGVGASGLFAAWQVQTTVRTAKEASEIQGQLPGLLKGVSEFELTGSPEAASAVRSNISTITSRTDSLAIIAPDQASDLAGMATDLNSSFEGLAVTRQERDDAVAKLDQLTSDLVDKANVAFDGIGALLERRAAVAMVNEGTLHKLSGVVPRMSSIRVGMVVLQKDLPTVARVTEPKIVKSVLAQISKLEKDAKAVRRAVKTDETKALVKDLQKNTKALTKAVKDHAKGGTTAFGIDPFGPRLSALSKQIDQLAEAVDRPMKAMTLDLKAFTEESTALAFLSTNTQTLARSAFAMKSLYANYLKQPDETTAGLLAEEASLILTVSEKMAKTKSEALVVTHDAEVEGTLKGAVTPLLNTADAVAEQLADVFARVAEVETELKAADTAFIAAVTDLAQTARVISSRSGELAVASGQTAQIEITLALVAAVLISGFLAYMLSRSIITPLRGLTVAMGRLREGDTDLSIPAENRKDEIGAMARAVGTFCEREQERHRLEAEQHANAEATRQRQQRVDELVSTFRQDIELGLSSVSSNMKQLEDTAELLTSIAGNTSTRSEEVSQASREATDNVQTVAAATEELTASVGEVGRQVNDTLEQVEEATAATRTSTEQVLGLSEAAQRIGDVVSLIQEIAKQTNLLALNATIEAARAGEAGKGFAVVASEVKQLAEQTASATDEISSHISEIQDSTQSAADAITGIMSMMTRVNETASAMAGSVEQQSSATAEISTSIGQAAERTSNVTTNMRQVSQQSSETNQSAVQVEQVTEDATQQLDELTNRIETFLNDVAAA
- a CDS encoding MarR family winged helix-turn-helix transcriptional regulator, with the protein product MADKITPLVRRPTIRGLLQDVWGQLDERMIELRQGTGLDVVRPSDANLFMMICRHPRTISELARHRGVTRQSVHAAVQRLMEAGALSLEPVPGSKRDKMPVPTERGQAARRQAHKLVDQLEEEIAIKLGKEKLETLRSILLDLVE
- a CDS encoding alpha/beta fold hydrolase encodes the protein MSPKKSLAACLLFGICLVQPAYAQEVDGTRFRAPEEGSWYHAIEPRSWLHVGGDLAEIEATLLTIEESAAPGEVPDDPTRRGAGSWIGEWQAAGERAFGEAEAIAETGDDDRAEARYMAAMSYFLRASSPHTNDPEQRAALAQAQLAYEKAGQYLPVPLQKLEISQDDGVFTGLLHLPEGDGPFPVVVVSMGSDVTKEELLPYFTKQLSLRGIAMVSIDMPGIGSSASYSFSPDLDKLHAATVEHLKALPQIDAKNIFVQGASFGGTPVARIWAARPELDLAGVVYMCGPLHRPFMAPPEAYSHFPAFTMDGVRTRFGLAPHAGFDEIAEFARTLSFKKQGLFDGGKIKTPILAVLTNDDPVAPIEDLEALLARAEDRLTIVYDEPGHCPQRDTREATAASWILEKIR